In the genome of Arachis stenosperma cultivar V10309 chromosome 6, arast.V10309.gnm1.PFL2, whole genome shotgun sequence, the window GATTTTAGAGATCAAattatgatataattttttgcaaataaaattaaaaaataaaatatttttatcattaaaatttgataattttatactaaatatttttttgtgatttttttaaatggccaaaaatatttttaaaaaataaaaaaatttagagataaaattttgatatttttgcaTGCACTTTTGAATATTTATCCAAATATTGTTAGACAATTTTAAATCAAAGATATGCAATTtgttaaatataaaagtaattTACCACTtataaaaaacatattttttaattaattttattgcatttgaaaatattttgaggCATTTTATCACTAACAAATTTGGAGGTATTTATGTGAGAGTTTGTAATTAATTAGAGAATATTTTTTTGTAGTTCACTTATATAGTCACACACCGAAAGAGGGAAGTGTTCTTCAAAGAAAGTGGTTCTGCCCCAACAAAATCCCAaagaataacaaaaataaaaactgaaatctagcaacaaaaaaaaaaggataacgAGGGAGATTTGTGGCCTTTGCTTAGTTTCGCTCCTTGTCCTTTTATGTCAGAATTGGATTTTCCCATTCAAGAGAAATGCCCCAAGTTCAAATCTCACTAATCCCTCAATTGAGTTTGATAACACTAATTCAACTCACACTCTTTAAACAAAGCAAGAATAATCCAAAACACATTTGCACTTTTTATGCCacaaaataaaatccaaaagTGTCTGTTAGGCTAAGCCTTAGCAACAAACATGTCACACACTAATCTGTGTGGAAGCTGTTAAAGCTTTAATAAACTCATTCCTCTGTTCCATCAAtggcttcttttctttccttatCTCTTCCGAAACTAAACTTGATAAAAGCCTCATCAACATCTGCTACTACTACTTCTACTAGTGTCTCCACTCCTGAGGCACTCAACGAGAAATTCGGCCGAAAAGGCATCAAGTTCTTTGAAGCTGACAGTGTCCCGGTTGTGGAGCTTTCGGTCCGAAATGGCAGCTCATTGAGCCTAAGGATACCTGATGCTCATGTGACATCTTACAGGCCACATGTTTATTGGAAAGATGATGGTTTTGAGGAGGTGCTTTATACAATTCCGGCTGCCGAAGCCGGCCTTTACAAGGCCAAGGGTGGGATTGGTTTGATCTTGAATGAAGCAGTGCAACCTGGAGGCAGACAGTTACTCCCTTCAACTTTAGAGTGGACTGTAAATGATGCTGACTTCGACGCCATTGATGCTGTCCAGGTACTGCAGCTTCCAACCAATCCATAGTTGGAAGTTGTTCAAATGAAAAACCAAACTTactataaaataataacaaaaattaagccATTAATCAACTATCGCATGGAAATATATATTCGACTTTGTTAGGTAGACAATGACTTTTGTGAACAATATGAACAATGAGTTCTAAAATTGacccaataaaataaaaatacactacacTTTTAAATTATCCgcctaaatcttaatattaggaTAACCATCTTTACACTTAGTGAATTAAACATCCGATATATccattattcatattatttagtattttcattgtctatttatattttttcatatatatttgaTGTTTATTTGACCATTCGATTCTTTGACTGTTTACTTGTCGGAAGGACAAAGTGCCCTGTAAAATTATCCAAGTAATTGCTCTAAACAGTAACAATTGTTTTGACCAATTATTTAGATGGTTCGAGATTCattagaaatttttaaattgtgaAAAAACCCTTTGTATTTCGAATATATAGTTAGAACCAAAAaatacatttattttttattatattattggaAAAAAGTGATTAACCTACCATTTATCCTAATAACTAATTACTTGTATTTGAAAGTTGAAACCAACTTTAATCAACtcctcattttattttatttgaagtaGGGGCTGCTAGCATTTCCTTTAACAATCTTGTTTATCAAATTGTGAAATACTGAGTTTTTGTTCCCCCAAGGTTGAATTGAGCTGCACTAGTAGATTTTTGGACATCACATACGTTGTGAGCCTTTATCCAGTGAGCATGGCCACAGCAGTTatagtgaagaacaaagctccTAAGGCTGTTACTCTAAACAATGCCATACTCAGCCACTTTAGATTCAAGACAAGAAATGGTGCAGCAATTCAAGGCCTTAGAGCCTGCTCATACTGTTTGCACCCTCCTCCGTCTTCGCCTTTCCAAATCCTGACTCCGGCCGATGCTACGAAATCCGAGCCTCCCGGATGGCTTTCCTTCGGCGCTGAGCCGGAACCAAAGCCGGGGACATGGGGTCAGCAAGACCTGACTTTTACACT includes:
- the LOC130933422 gene encoding photosynthetic NDH subunit of subcomplex B 2, chloroplastic, with product MASFLSLSLPKLNLIKASSTSATTTSTSVSTPEALNEKFGRKGIKFFEADSVPVVELSVRNGSSLSLRIPDAHVTSYRPHVYWKDDGFEEVLYTIPAAEAGLYKAKGGIGLILNEAVQPGGRQLLPSTLEWTVNDADFDAIDAVQVELSCTSRFLDITYVVSLYPVSMATAVIVKNKAPKAVTLNNAILSHFRFKTRNGAAIQGLRACSYCLHPPPSSPFQILTPADATKSEPPGWLSFGAEPEPKPGTWGQQDLTFTLLENKMSRVYAAPPSERSKPFYNTPPSKYETIDQGRELCFRVIRMGFEDIYVSSPGSLSEKYGKDYFICTGPASILEPVTVNPGEEWRGAQVIEHDNLT